A single Epinephelus lanceolatus isolate andai-2023 chromosome 22, ASM4190304v1, whole genome shotgun sequence DNA region contains:
- the ccdc149a gene encoding coiled-coil domain-containing protein 149-A isoform X1 yields the protein MQSSKRSESDWQGLVSEFLVCKRKLESKKEALLILSKELDTCQQERDQYKLMANQLRERHQGLKKKYRELIDGDPSLPPEKRNQVNLAQLLRDSRERAKQLAEEVKELTQRLTEAQGDNKLLRMTITRQRLGDEEVGARHFPAHEREDLVRQLERAGLQMEEMEHNMKALTDELQDVKAERSVFREKAYRLNVELNHVLGNREARIIDVDALCMENRYLHERFSQLQEEVNLLKSNIMKYKTALERRKNSSTYGKSNNSPLTGVLSAKQVQEMLLEEQGCSLPATPQSISDLKSLATALLETIHEKNLVIQHQRHTNRILGNRVADLEKKLKTLEVSGLWSLPGNGLCLFLDGGLTGTRDHSTPNENLQPELHPTRATSQPNMQPGVQSPKVVSDDRSSHESSWECHTAGSDLGTDGVSREDAPALLNSLEPLVGVGVETNGIDGRVGEIVTLTEDGAAIELEEGRSPVEEAGHEVEGVEDEELGSTVEEGEEAALALGVTPTESDLPWLQVIQASVGHSEVGTQPSESQDDGSNHEPDHVEASVSIPENKSTEESNTGEWDIVDLRSDTCHSDNLA from the exons TTTCTGGTGTGTAAACGTAAGCTGGAGAGTAAGAAAGAGGCCCTACTCATTCTGTCCAAGGAGCTGGATACCTGTCAGCAGGAGAGAGACCAGTACAAGCTGATGGCTAACCAGCTGCGGGAGCGCCACCAGGGACTCAAGAAGAAGTACAGGGAACTCATT GATGGCGACCCCTCTTTGCCACCAGAAAAACGCAATCAA GTAAACCTGGCTCAGCTGTTGAGAGACTCGAGAGAACGAGCGAAGCAGCTGGCcgaggaggtgaaggagctgACTCAGAGACTCACGGAGGCCCAGGGGGATAACAAG CTTCTGAGGATGACCATTACTCGACAGAGGCTGGGGGATGAGGAGGTGGGGGCACGCCATTTTCCCGCCCATGAACGCGAGGACCTAGTTCGCCAGCTAGAGAGAGCAGGGCTACAG atggaggagatggagcaCAACATGAAGGCTCTGACAGACGAGCTGCAGGACGTGAAGGCGGAGCGCAGTGTGTTCAGGGAGAAGGCCTACCGGCTCAACGTGGAACTCAACCACGTCTTGGGCAACCGTGAGGCACGCATCATTGATGTGGATGCCCTCTGCATGGAGAACAG GTATTTGCATGAGCGTTTCAGCCAACTGCAAGAGGAGGTGAACCTGCTGAAATCCAACATCATGAAGTACAAG ACAGCTcttgagaggaggaaaaactcCAGCACATATGGGAAATCAAACAACAGTCCCCTCACTGGAGTACTCTCCGCCAAACAAG TCCAGGAGATGCTTCTGGAGGAGCAGGGCTGCAGCCTGCCAGCCACGCCTCAGTCCATATCCGACCTCAAGTCCCTGGCCACGGCTCTGCTTGAGACCATCCACGAGAAGAACCTGGTCATCCAGCATCAGAGGCACACCAACAG GATCCTTGGGAACAGAGTGGCAGATTTGGAAAAGAAGCTGAAGACACTGGAGGTTTCAGGACTGTGGAGTCTTCCAG GTAACGGGTTGTGTTTGTTCCTTGATGGCGGTCTCACAGGGACACGAGACCATAGCACACCAAATGAAAACCTTCAACCGGAGCTCCATCCAACACGTGCCACATCTCAGCCAAACATGCAGCCCGGAGTGCAGTCACCCAAAG TTGTGTCAGACGACAGAAGTTCACATGAATCATCGTGGGAATGCCACACCGCTGGCAGCGACCTTGGCACAGATGGCGTCAGCAGGGAAGACGCACCTGCACTGCTCAACAGCCTGGAGCCTCTAgttggggtgggggtggagacGAATGGGATCGACGGGAGAGTGGGGGAGATCGTGACCCTGACGGAAGACGGAGCCGCGATAGAGCTGGAGGAGGGGCGGAGTCCCGTGGAAGAGGCGGGGCACGAGGTCGAGGGAGTCGAGGATGAGGAACTGGGTTCCACGGTGGAGGAAGGAGAAGAGGCAGCTCTGGCGCTGGGTGTCACGCCCACTGAATCAGACCTTCCATGGCTTCAAGTCATACAAGCCTCTGTGGGTCATTCAGAGGTGGGTACTCAGCCCAGCGAATCCCAGGACGATGGGTCAAATCATGAACCTGATCATGTAGAAGCCTCAGTATCAATTCCAGAGAACAAGTCCACAGAGGAGTCGAATACAGGGGAGTGGGACATTGTGGATCTGCGCAGTGACACCTGTCATAGTGACAACTTGGCATGA
- the ccdc149a gene encoding coiled-coil domain-containing protein 149-A isoform X3 produces MQSSKRSESDWQGLVSEFLVCKRKLESKKEALLILSKELDTCQQERDQYKLMANQLRERHQGLKKKYRELIDGDPSLPPEKRNQVNLAQLLRDSRERAKQLAEEVKELTQRLTEAQGDNKLLRMTITRQRLGDEEVGARHFPAHEREDLVRQLERAGLQMEEMEHNMKALTDELQDVKAERSVFREKAYRLNVELNHVLGNREARIIDVDALCMENRYLHERFSQLQEEVNLLKSNIMKYKTALERRKNSSTYGKSNNSPLTGVLSAKQVQEMLLEEQGCSLPATPQSISDLKSLATALLETIHEKNLVIQHQRHTNRILGNRVADLEKKLKTLEVSGLWSLPGTRDHSTPNENLQPELHPTRATSQPNMQPGVQSPKVVSDDRSSHESSWECHTAGSDLGTDGVSREDAPALLNSLEPLVGVGVETNGIDGRVGEIVTLTEDGAAIELEEGRSPVEEAGHEVEGVEDEELGSTVEEGEEAALALGVTPTESDLPWLQVIQASVGHSEVGTQPSESQDDGSNHEPDHVEASVSIPENKSTEESNTGEWDIVDLRSDTCHSDNLA; encoded by the exons TTTCTGGTGTGTAAACGTAAGCTGGAGAGTAAGAAAGAGGCCCTACTCATTCTGTCCAAGGAGCTGGATACCTGTCAGCAGGAGAGAGACCAGTACAAGCTGATGGCTAACCAGCTGCGGGAGCGCCACCAGGGACTCAAGAAGAAGTACAGGGAACTCATT GATGGCGACCCCTCTTTGCCACCAGAAAAACGCAATCAA GTAAACCTGGCTCAGCTGTTGAGAGACTCGAGAGAACGAGCGAAGCAGCTGGCcgaggaggtgaaggagctgACTCAGAGACTCACGGAGGCCCAGGGGGATAACAAG CTTCTGAGGATGACCATTACTCGACAGAGGCTGGGGGATGAGGAGGTGGGGGCACGCCATTTTCCCGCCCATGAACGCGAGGACCTAGTTCGCCAGCTAGAGAGAGCAGGGCTACAG atggaggagatggagcaCAACATGAAGGCTCTGACAGACGAGCTGCAGGACGTGAAGGCGGAGCGCAGTGTGTTCAGGGAGAAGGCCTACCGGCTCAACGTGGAACTCAACCACGTCTTGGGCAACCGTGAGGCACGCATCATTGATGTGGATGCCCTCTGCATGGAGAACAG GTATTTGCATGAGCGTTTCAGCCAACTGCAAGAGGAGGTGAACCTGCTGAAATCCAACATCATGAAGTACAAG ACAGCTcttgagaggaggaaaaactcCAGCACATATGGGAAATCAAACAACAGTCCCCTCACTGGAGTACTCTCCGCCAAACAAG TCCAGGAGATGCTTCTGGAGGAGCAGGGCTGCAGCCTGCCAGCCACGCCTCAGTCCATATCCGACCTCAAGTCCCTGGCCACGGCTCTGCTTGAGACCATCCACGAGAAGAACCTGGTCATCCAGCATCAGAGGCACACCAACAG GATCCTTGGGAACAGAGTGGCAGATTTGGAAAAGAAGCTGAAGACACTGGAGGTTTCAGGACTGTGGAGTCTTCCAG GGACACGAGACCATAGCACACCAAATGAAAACCTTCAACCGGAGCTCCATCCAACACGTGCCACATCTCAGCCAAACATGCAGCCCGGAGTGCAGTCACCCAAAG TTGTGTCAGACGACAGAAGTTCACATGAATCATCGTGGGAATGCCACACCGCTGGCAGCGACCTTGGCACAGATGGCGTCAGCAGGGAAGACGCACCTGCACTGCTCAACAGCCTGGAGCCTCTAgttggggtgggggtggagacGAATGGGATCGACGGGAGAGTGGGGGAGATCGTGACCCTGACGGAAGACGGAGCCGCGATAGAGCTGGAGGAGGGGCGGAGTCCCGTGGAAGAGGCGGGGCACGAGGTCGAGGGAGTCGAGGATGAGGAACTGGGTTCCACGGTGGAGGAAGGAGAAGAGGCAGCTCTGGCGCTGGGTGTCACGCCCACTGAATCAGACCTTCCATGGCTTCAAGTCATACAAGCCTCTGTGGGTCATTCAGAGGTGGGTACTCAGCCCAGCGAATCCCAGGACGATGGGTCAAATCATGAACCTGATCATGTAGAAGCCTCAGTATCAATTCCAGAGAACAAGTCCACAGAGGAGTCGAATACAGGGGAGTGGGACATTGTGGATCTGCGCAGTGACACCTGTCATAGTGACAACTTGGCATGA
- the ccdc149a gene encoding coiled-coil domain-containing protein 149-A isoform X2 — translation MQSSKRSESDWQGLVSEFLVCKRKLESKKEALLILSKELDTCQQERDQYKLMANQLRERHQGLKKKYRELIDGDPSLPPEKRNQVNLAQLLRDSRERAKQLAEEVKELTQRLTEAQGDNKLLRMTITRQRLGDEEVGARHFPAHEREDLVRQLERAGLQMEEMEHNMKALTDELQDVKAERSVFREKAYRLNVELNHVLGNREARIIDVDALCMENRYLHERFSQLQEEVNLLKSNIMKYKTALERRKNSSTYGKSNNSPLTGVLSAKQVQEMLLEEQGCSLPATPQSISDLKSLATALLETIHEKNLVIQHQRHTNRILGNRVADLEKKLKTLEVSGLWSLPGLTYRVSVGIGRTRDHSTPNENLQPELHPTRATSQPNMQPGVQSPKVVSDDRSSHESSWECHTAGSDLGTDGVSREDAPALLNSLEPLVGVGVETNGIDGRVGEIVTLTEDGAAIELEEGRSPVEEAGHEVEGVEDEELGSTVEEGEEAALALGVTPTESDLPWLQVIQASVGHSEVGTQPSESQDDGSNHEPDHVEASVSIPENKSTEESNTGEWDIVDLRSDTCHSDNLA, via the exons TTTCTGGTGTGTAAACGTAAGCTGGAGAGTAAGAAAGAGGCCCTACTCATTCTGTCCAAGGAGCTGGATACCTGTCAGCAGGAGAGAGACCAGTACAAGCTGATGGCTAACCAGCTGCGGGAGCGCCACCAGGGACTCAAGAAGAAGTACAGGGAACTCATT GATGGCGACCCCTCTTTGCCACCAGAAAAACGCAATCAA GTAAACCTGGCTCAGCTGTTGAGAGACTCGAGAGAACGAGCGAAGCAGCTGGCcgaggaggtgaaggagctgACTCAGAGACTCACGGAGGCCCAGGGGGATAACAAG CTTCTGAGGATGACCATTACTCGACAGAGGCTGGGGGATGAGGAGGTGGGGGCACGCCATTTTCCCGCCCATGAACGCGAGGACCTAGTTCGCCAGCTAGAGAGAGCAGGGCTACAG atggaggagatggagcaCAACATGAAGGCTCTGACAGACGAGCTGCAGGACGTGAAGGCGGAGCGCAGTGTGTTCAGGGAGAAGGCCTACCGGCTCAACGTGGAACTCAACCACGTCTTGGGCAACCGTGAGGCACGCATCATTGATGTGGATGCCCTCTGCATGGAGAACAG GTATTTGCATGAGCGTTTCAGCCAACTGCAAGAGGAGGTGAACCTGCTGAAATCCAACATCATGAAGTACAAG ACAGCTcttgagaggaggaaaaactcCAGCACATATGGGAAATCAAACAACAGTCCCCTCACTGGAGTACTCTCCGCCAAACAAG TCCAGGAGATGCTTCTGGAGGAGCAGGGCTGCAGCCTGCCAGCCACGCCTCAGTCCATATCCGACCTCAAGTCCCTGGCCACGGCTCTGCTTGAGACCATCCACGAGAAGAACCTGGTCATCCAGCATCAGAGGCACACCAACAG GATCCTTGGGAACAGAGTGGCAGATTTGGAAAAGAAGCTGAAGACACTGGAGGTTTCAGGACTGTGGAGTCTTCCAG GCTTGACCTACCGCGTATCCGTGGGAATTGGGA GGACACGAGACCATAGCACACCAAATGAAAACCTTCAACCGGAGCTCCATCCAACACGTGCCACATCTCAGCCAAACATGCAGCCCGGAGTGCAGTCACCCAAAG TTGTGTCAGACGACAGAAGTTCACATGAATCATCGTGGGAATGCCACACCGCTGGCAGCGACCTTGGCACAGATGGCGTCAGCAGGGAAGACGCACCTGCACTGCTCAACAGCCTGGAGCCTCTAgttggggtgggggtggagacGAATGGGATCGACGGGAGAGTGGGGGAGATCGTGACCCTGACGGAAGACGGAGCCGCGATAGAGCTGGAGGAGGGGCGGAGTCCCGTGGAAGAGGCGGGGCACGAGGTCGAGGGAGTCGAGGATGAGGAACTGGGTTCCACGGTGGAGGAAGGAGAAGAGGCAGCTCTGGCGCTGGGTGTCACGCCCACTGAATCAGACCTTCCATGGCTTCAAGTCATACAAGCCTCTGTGGGTCATTCAGAGGTGGGTACTCAGCCCAGCGAATCCCAGGACGATGGGTCAAATCATGAACCTGATCATGTAGAAGCCTCAGTATCAATTCCAGAGAACAAGTCCACAGAGGAGTCGAATACAGGGGAGTGGGACATTGTGGATCTGCGCAGTGACACCTGTCATAGTGACAACTTGGCATGA